One Drosophila santomea strain STO CAGO 1482 chromosome X, Prin_Dsan_1.1, whole genome shotgun sequence DNA segment encodes these proteins:
- the LOC120455675 gene encoding CLIP domain-containing serine protease B15: MRKVKAAVLILAFLFLESQEGSALLLDMACGRSYSGTRTDRLVNPWMVSLIVNGEVKCRGSLIKSRFVLTAAHCVFTDEMHVHFGTTFSLDRRNPGEYCRLDPNCVRVDKKIVHSQFNNQTQQNDIAILRMQHAVQYSDIVRPICLLINGTWPAVDRFHSTGWSTTEARYRIIERIDRLNCSSKFNRQVDESQICVRSNACLGDSGSPMSARILHMGRYRTFQLGFIIYGLNSCAGLNVYTNVTYYMDWILNVLDNWWA; the protein is encoded by the exons ATGAGAAAAGTAAAAGCGGCAGTCCTGATCCTGGCCTTCCTGTTCCTAGAGTCCCAAGAAGGATCGGCTCTCCTGCTCGACATGGCATGCGGAAGATCGTACAGTGGTACGCGGACTGATAGACTGGTGAATCCGTGGATGGTTTCGCTGATAGTGAACGGCGAGGTCAAATGCAGAGGCTCTCTCATCAAATCTC GATTTGTTTTGACGGCAGCACATTGCGTATTCACTGATGAAAT GCATGTGCACTTTGGTACAACCTTTTCGCTCGACCGACGGAATCCTGGAGAATATTGCAGGCTGGATCCAAATTGTGTTAGGGTCGACAAGAAGATCGTTCACTCGCAATTCAATAATCAAACCCAACAGAACGACATAGCCATACTTCGGATGCAGCATGCGGTGCAGTACTCAG ACATTGTCCGCCCCATTTGCCTGCTCATCAATGGGACATGGCCAGCCGTCGACCGATTCCATAGCACCGGCTGGAGCACAACTGAAGCACGCTACCGCATCATCGAGCGCATTGATCGCCTGAATTGCAGCTCGAAGTTCAATAGGCAGGTGGACGAGTCCCAGATATGCGTCCGCAGCAACGCGTGCCTAGGGGATTCCGGTAGCCCCATGAGCGCGAGGATACTGCACATGGGCAGGTATCGCACCTTCCAGCTCGGCTTTATCATCTACGGCCTGAATTCCTGTGCAGGCTTAAATGTCTACACCAATGTGACTTACTACATGGACTGGATCTTGAATGTTCTGGATAACTGGTGGGCATAA
- the LOC120455586 gene encoding ubiquilin-1: MAEGGSKRINVVVKTPKDKKTVEVDEDSGIKDFKILVAQKFEAEPEQLVLIFAGKIMKDTDTLKMHNIKDNLTVHLVIKAPTRNNEVPARQPADVRQTPFGLNQFGGLAGMEALGAGSNTFMDLQARMQNELLNNSDMLRSLMDNPLVQQMMNNPETMSQLITSNPQMQDLMQRNPEISHMLNNPDLLRQTMELARNPSMLQELMRSHDRAMSNLESVPGGYSALQRIYRDIQEPMMNAATESFGRNPFAGLVDGGGSGAGINPQQGTENRNPLPNPWGGGGANSATNGTGNGSGAGNRTGDLPPNNVLNTPAMRSLLQQMADNPAMMQNLLNAPYTRSMMESMSQDPDMASRLLSSSPLLSNNPALQEQVRQMMPQFMAQMQNPEVMNMITNPDAMNAILQIQQGMEQLRSAAPGLVGTLGIPPPPPGAGSATDPGSGDGSGGNSGASTNNVSPSSGLNAGNTGTGGPSLAPGGGPNAQLFNDFMMRMLNGMSNNTDSTQPPEVRYQSQLEQLNAMGFGNRDANLQALIATFGDINAAVERLLSLNQLSLS; this comes from the exons ATGGCGGAAGGCGGCAGCAAGCGCATCAACGTGGTTGTAAAAACGCCAAAGGACAAGAAAACGGTCGAGGTTGACGAAGATTCTGGAATAAAAGAC TTCAAAATTCTGGTTGCACAAAAGTTCGAGGCGGAGCCCGAGCAGCTCGTGCTCATTTTTGCCGGCAAAATTATGAAGGACACGGACACGCTTAAGATGCACAACATCAAGGACAACCTGACGGTGCATCTGGTGATAAAGGCGCCGACGCGCAACAACGAGGTGCCGGCTCGCCAGCCGGCTGACGTGCGCCAAACGCCCTTTGGCTTGAACCAATTCGGTGGCCTGGCCGGAATGGAGGCACTTGGAGCCGGTTCAAACACCTTTATGGACCTGCAGGCGCGCATGCAGAACGAGCTGCTCAACAACAGCGACATGCTGCGCTCCCTGATGGACAACCCGCTAGTGCAGCAGATGATGAACAACCCGGAAACCATGAGCCAGCTGATCACGTCCAATCCGCAGATGCAAGACCTGATGCAGCGCAATCCCGAGATCTCGCACATGCTTAACAATCCGGACCTGCTGCGCCAGACGATGGAGCTGGCCCGCAATCCCTCGATGCTGCAGGAGCTGATGCGCTCGCATGACCGGGCCATGTCGAACCTAGAGTCGGTGCCTGGCGGCTACAGCGCCCTGCAGCGCATCTACCGCGACATCCAGGAGCCAATGATGAACGCGGCCACGGAATCTTTTGGTCGCAACCCCTTCGCCGGCCTAGTCGACGGCGGTGGCTCGGGAGCCGGCATCAATCCGCAGCAGGGCACCGAAAACCGCAATCCCTTGCCGAATCCGTGGGGCGGTGGCGGTGCCAATTCGGCAACCAATGGCACAGGCAATGGCTCCGGCGCCGGAAATCGGACGGGTGATCTGCCACCAAACAATGTGCTCAACACGCCGGCCATGCGAAGCCTGCTCCAGCAGATGGCCGACAACCCAGCCATGATGCAGAACCTGCTGAACGCGCCGTACACGCGTTCCATGATGGAATCCATGTCCCAGGACCCGGACATGGCCTCGCGCTTGCTAAGCAGCAGTCCGCTTTTGTCTAACAACCCCGCCCTGCAGGAGCAGGTGCGTCAGATGATGCCGCAGTTTATGGCCCAAATGCAGAACCCCGAGGTGATGAACATGATAACCAACCCGGACGCAATGAACGCCATCCTGCAGATCCAGCAGGGCATGGAGCAGCTGCGCAGCGCCGCCCCAGGTCTGGTAGGCACCCTAGGCattccaccaccaccaccgggTGCAGGCTCCGCAACGGATCCAGGCAGCGGCGATGGGAGCGGGGGCAACAGCGgcgccagcaccaacaacgTCTCGCCGAGCAGCGGCCTCAACGCTGGCAACACCGGCACCGGCGGCCCAAGCCTGGCTCCGGGCGGTGGTCCCAACGCGCAGCTCTTTAATGACTTCATGATGCGCATGCTCAACGGGATGTCGAACAACACGGACAGTACACAGCCGCCGGAGGTGCGCTACCAGTCGCAGCTGGAGCAGTTGAACGCGATGGGCTTTGGTAACCGGGATGCCAACTTGCAGG CTCTGATCGCCACCTTTGGGGACATCAATGCGGCGGTAGAGCGACTGCTGTCCCTCAACCAGTTGTCCTTGAGTTAA
- the LOC120455497 gene encoding cytokine receptor, producing the protein MVAQVQLVLLLMLLAGCRGGANAILDPGWVIPSKVEQLIGGDFNLSCTLNEDYFTGKSADDCPVEKLYFTGGGRVYRDAKHIRILNNTTILFSDTNAMEQENDYHCMCDEYVINKSKVYVGTRPLLVRDFNCLDYDFQFMVCNFTQPPNTVITKYNISYNTNNDWRYSNTLDCNFDSAPVVTCNLTDDNYKRFSETFYFRLSISNALGHETQPITINHFERLVPARPGQNLTLLNRTESSVCLSWEMPRRSNYNRGLVWQVRVTPQNFDPITRPSWRNHTLTIKDTLCLTELPFAGYNYTLRVRVRANQNNTLWSEPMIYAFATAPAPPRRPPRVTYGSFYVYSSEKAMRFYWEPLEEHELNGPDFRYFISEYRINGTAVDPGLIKVESNSAMIDHWSMSAVHHFLIRSSNSQGLSVNATPMTIGPISNRDFKVREPRNIRSVYHPTNKSYTLSWDPPSDQLELQNYTVFWCVPKPGLQSECEGSIRFAEVASDLHQFTTSPDQLLTLHMAVSANYHTHNTGLHWAICSSDKKDDLAKMEPSIDVATSTSLTVSWSERVCAVILAGYNLTYCQRSAGRPDNCTTVTIDRYTNKHVIQNLVPYTDYSVKMLMYSDSRVSKYSDELVNRTGEAAPSQPRELQLVRVTSASVELAWKPPLLANGVVRAYEGTFRSLHDNVTETFRVSASADELVNNEKPISYRLGNLTAFTQYEVSVRARTVYPSEPSNVILFSTAIGVPSPPKLYVINNPDQSSRLDWEPPRTLAGRIDFYEISLRDNNASCLTSTILPGGNLSYVMATPRCTNHNPFQLAVRAINVEQHPQLDGADAAEGAALLMSATSQECKVHINALGEEERLQFEAYATNMTAYRLYKSDWGIYGFICTPDTHSVKAMYQTIEVTVAILVLGVIFYLVYKKYRKMSDIDLVLPQGIMETLKKPIDMGGLGLGLGPDSSVSGGIVCTRVDNSPPYTPQDLPHDFSSCGSESSKLLLRTASSSGGGGCVDRDGYDDNHETGPISAVGPPTSYLAMRHGLLVQNDREREREREQDREREQQQQRGNDMEREQRNTNGYIKPTQMKSWGGNGPSDNGHTFPVPSNAMPAPMSQPLSQIPLSGYVPVPIPQSRLNPAPVQPFGSPPVPSAATAAAASTFFPPAHLLNMDNYVQASDLHKLKPLVAAPLSQAGGPAFAGSSPAAAPPLQLGPSVGATNPAAPTPKMADIGYTTMEQLQRGGLIKPPLAATVGSPTHTAGGAPGGGNQHSRLQPQINGYVTPQDLNALAHNRHVL; encoded by the exons ATGGTGGCTCAGGTGCAGCTCGTTCTGCTCCTCATGCTACTCGCCGGCTGCCGGGGTGGCGCTAACGCCATCTTGGACCCTGGCTGGGTAATTCCTTCCAAGGTGGAGCAGCTCATCGGCGGCGACTTTAATCTGAGCTGCACCCTCAACGAGGACTACTTCACCGGCAAGAGCGCGGATGACTGCCCCGTGGAGAAGCTATACTTTACCGGTGGCGGTCGCGTCTACCGCGATGCCAAGCACATCCGGATCCTGAACAACACCACCATCCTGTTCAGCGATACGAATGCCATGGAACAGGAGAACGACTACCACTGCATGTGCGACGAGTATGTGATCAACAAGTCAAAGGTCTACGTGGGCACCAGGCCGCTCTTGGTGCGCGACTTTAACTGCCTGGATTACGACTTCCAGTTCATGGTGTGCAACTTCACCCAGCCGCCCAACACGGTCATCACCAAGTACAACATCAGCTACAACACCAACAACGATTGGCGGTACAGCAACACTCTGGACTGCAACTTCGACTCGGCGCCAGTGGTGACCTGCAATCTTACCGACGACAACTACAAGCGCTTCAGCGAGACCTTCTACTTCCGACTGTCCATCTCCAACGCCCTGGGCCACGAGACGCAACCGATTACGATCAACCACTTTGAGCGTCTGGTGCCGGCGCGACCTGGCCAGAACCTGACCCTGCTCAATAGGACCGAGAGCTCCGTGTGCCTGTCGTGGGAGATGCCCCGTCGGTCCAACTACAATCGCGGCCTGGTCTGGCAGGTGCGCGTCACGCCGCAGAACTTCGATCCGATCACCCGACCCAGTTGGCGCAACCACACGCTGACTATCAAGGATACGCTCTGCCTTACGGAGCTGCCTTTCGCCGGTTACAACTATACGCTGCGGGTGCGCGTGCGCGCCAACCAGAACAACACGCTCTGGAGCGAGCCCATGATCTATGCGTTTGCCACCGCTCCGGCGCCGCCGCGTCGCCCGCCCCGCGTCACCTACGGCAGCTTCTATGTCTACTCGTCGGAGAAGGCCATGCGCTTCTATTGGGAGCCGCTGGAGGAGCACGAGCTGAACGGGCCGGACTTTCGGTACTTCATCAGCGAGTATCGCATCAACGGAACAGCCGT GGATCCTGGCCTCATCAAGGTGGAGTCCAACTCGGCGATGATCGACCACTGGAGCATGAGTGCCGTCCACCACTTCCtcatccgcagcagcaacagccaggGGTTGTCCGTGAACGCCACCCCGATGACGATCGGCCCCATAAGCAATCGGGACTTCAAGGTGCGCGAGCCCAGGAATATACGCAGCGTGTACCACCCGACCAACAAGAGCTACACGCTCAGCTGGGATCCACCGAGCGATCAGCTGGAACTGCAGAACTACACCGTGTTCTGGTGCGTGCCCAAGCCGGGCCTGCAGTCGGAGTGCGAGGGATCGATACGCTTCGCGGAGGTGGCCAGTGACCTGCATCAGTTCACCACGTCACCGGACCAACTGCTCACCCTGCACATGGCCGTGTCGGCTAACTACCATACGCACAACACGGGCCTGCATTGGGCGATCTGCAGCAGCGACAAAAAGGACGATCTGGCCAAGATGGAGCCCTCGATCGATGTGGCCACCAGCACGTCGCTGACTGTTAGCTGGTCGGAGCGCGTCTGTGCGGTGATCCTGGCCGGCTACAATCTGACCTACTGCCAGCGCTCGGCCGGCCGTCCGGACAATTGCACCACGGTGACCATCGATCGCTATACCAACAAGCACGTCATCCAGAACCTGGTGCCCTACACGGACTACAGCGTCAAGATGCTGATGTACTCGGACTCGCGGGTCAGCAAGTACAGCGACGAGCTGGTCAACCGCACCGGAGAGGCGGCGCCCAGTCAGCCGCGCGAGTTGCAGCTAGTCCGGGTGACCAGCGCCAGCGTGGAGCTCGCCTGGAAGCCACCGCTGCTGGCCAACGGCGTGGTGCGCGCCTACGAGGGTACCTTCCGCTCGCTCCACGACAACGTCACCGAGACATTCCGCGTAAGTGCATCCGCCGACGAGCTGGTGAACAATGAGAAGCCCATTAGCTACCGGCTGGGCAATCTCACCGCGTTCACCCAGTACGAGGTCAGCGTGCGTGCGCGGACCGTCTATCCCTCGGAGCCCAGCAATGTGATCCTCTTCAGCACGGCCATCGGAG TTCCCTCACCGCCAAAACTGTACGTGATTAACAACCCGGACCAGAGCTCACGTCTCGACTGGGAGCCGCCAAGGACGCTAGCGGGACGCATTGATTTCTACGAGATCTCGCTGCGCGACAACAACGCCAGCTGCCTGACAAGCACCATCCTGCCGGGTGGGAACCTCTCTTATGTGATGGCCACGCCGCGCTGCACCAACCACAATCCCTTCCAGCTGGCGGTGCGTGCGATCAACGTGGAGCAGCATCCGCAGTTGGACGGAGCGGATGCAGCGGAAGGTGCAGCTCTGCTTATGTCGGCCACTAGCCAGGAATGCAAGGTACACATAAACGCACTTGGCGAAGAAGAGCGCCTGCAGTTCGAGGCCTACGCTACCAACATGACCGCCTACCGGCTCTACAAATCCGACTGGGGTATCTACGGGTTCATCTGCACACCGGACACACACAGCGTCAAAGCCATGTACCAGACTATCGAGGTGACCGTGGCTATCCTGGTGCTGGGCGTCATCTTCTACCTGGTGTACAAGAAGTACCGCAAGATGTCCGATATCGATCTTGTGCTGCCGCAGGGAATCATGGAGACGCTGAAGAAGCCCATAGACATGGGTGGCTTGGGCCTGGGTCTCGGACCAGACTCGTCCGTCAGCGGAGGCATCGTCTGTACCCGCGTGGACAACTCGCCGCCATACACGCCCCAGGATCTGCCGCACGACTTCAGCAGCTGCGGCAGTGAGAGCTccaagttgctgctgcgcaCAGCGTCCTCCTCTGGTGGCGGCGGCTGCGTGGATCGCGATGGATACGATGACAACCACGAGACTGGGCCAATAAGTGCAGTTGGTCCGCCCACCAGCTACCTGGCCATGCGACACGGCCTTCTCGTGCAGAATGACAGGGAGCGGGAGAGGGAGCGTGAGCAGGATAGGGAGCgggagcagcaacagcagcgcgGTAACGACATGGAAAGGGAGCAGAGGAACACCAACGGTTACATAAAGCCCACGCAGATGAAAAGCTGGGGCGGCAATGGTCCCTCAGATAATGGTCACACGTTTCCAGTTCCTTCGAATGCAATGCCCGCTCCGATGTCCCAGCCGCTATCGCAGATTCCGCTTAGCGGTTATGTGCCCGTTCCCATTCCACAGTCTCGACTCAACCCGGCTCCAGTTCAACCCTTTGGGTCGCCACCAGTACCCTCTGCCGCCACCGCAGCCGCTGCGTCCACCTTCTTTCCCCCGGCCCACCTGCTCAACATGGACAACTACGTGCAGGCCTCGGATCTGCACAAGCTGAAGCCGCTCGTCGCAGCTCCGCTGTCGCAAGCCGGAGGGCCAGCCTTTGCGGGATCTTcgccagcagctgctccaccgCTCCAGTTGGGGCCGTCGGTTGGGGCCACAAATCCAGCTGCACCCACGCCCAAAATGGCTGACATCGGCTACACCACCATGGAGCAGTTGCAGCGCGGTGGGTTGATAAAGCCCCCTCTGGCCGCCACCGTGGGATCGCCAACGCACACCGCTGGTGGGGCGCCGGGAGGCGGCAACCAGCACTCTCGCCTCCAGCCACAAATCAATGGCTACGTGACGCCCCAGGACCTGAACGCCCTGGCTCACAATCGACACGTCCTCTAA
- the LOC120455498 gene encoding cytokine receptor isoform X1, with protein sequence MGWRKWISRLVLLTLLATLIGHALAEDALGAPDGTPENCKIQPLYEPSWRSGTVGVVTCKCEGGEGRKMDVRRQGTIASTVSYNGTVTHRDANPANEWERRYECLLDGVSQHYVSVRVYARLNVTDFECREETYHLRCTFSRMENGNFENTTQYQLALDTAKPVDCRKSEDGRRRRKMECSVPIDPNSRAPEWRDFRLIMMDALGNQTQELRRTQAEMQLLEWPKGKPKIIQKPNQTCLEWNRPIIYPNLTFELNVAFRHSKLPSLSRNVTVLRKLAVSVFDRVCFENPPEGNQLFYVSLKRRLPCSRWSKRFEFELITNASLPVRPPKFLANGFSHYPAKRELKVYWEPLNELEFNGAEQTYVANTRYGTRVATTKDRMYALFTDWDDTQPATVTVWSRNVVGRSLESSQLEVPKLSAIRYRQIYMESYNKTTFQLNWQGPEEHGNFTGYMVYWCTLSSKVHDACDENSSIETTFAREPTFNFSGMQGVNRIAVAANYSDGLTTGMRWWSGDSEVPERPKVMRYVEGIISLLVLGTLVVAIQKLRKMADIRVVVPDLNEVPTETPNVSNSRYYPATVPPEKFYSPVRISVTFAEEEPTRTSDMQLQELPRPQPVPQANQNVPSQYMDMGTMSAPCGDGYIKPPPLR encoded by the exons ATGGGCTGGAGGAAGTGGATAAGCCGTCTGGTTTTGCTGACGTTGCTGGCGACGCTAATTGGCCACGCCCTGGCGGAGGATGCGCTTGGTGCGCCGGATGGGACGCCTGAGAACTGCAAGATACAGCCCCTCTACGAACCGAGCTGGCGTTCCGGTACAGTTGGCGTGGTGACCTGCAAATGTGAAGGCGGTGAGGGCAGGAAGATGGATGTACGGAGGCAGGGCACAATAGCATCGACGGTCTCGTACAACGGCACCGTGACGCACAGGGATGCGAATCCCGCCAACGAATGGGAGCGCAGGTATGAGTGCCTTCTGGATGGCGTGAGCCAGCACTATGTGTCCGTCCGAGTGTACGCCCGGCTGAATGTGACGGATTTCGAGTGCCGCGAAGAAACCTACCACTTGAGATGCACCTTCAGCCGCATGGAGAACGGCAACTTCGAGAACACAACCCAATACCAGCTGGCGTTAGACACGGCCAAGCCAGTCGACTGCAGAAAGTCGGAGGACGGACGCCGCAGGCGCAAAATGGAGTGCTCCGTGCCCATCGATCCAAACAGCCGTGCACCGGAGTGGAGGGATTTCAGGCTGATCATGATGGATGCTTTGGGCAACCAGACCCAGGAGCTCAGGCGGACCCAAGCCGAAATGCAGCTCCTGGAGTGGCCGAAGGGAAAGCccaaaataatacaaaagcCAAACCAGACATGTCTGGAGTGGAACAGACCCATTATTTACCCGAATCTAACCTTTGAACTAAACGTGGCGTTCCGCCACTCCAAGCTGCCCAGCTTGTCGAGGAATGTCACCGTGCTCCGGAAGCTTGCTGTCAGTGTTTTTGACCGGGTCTGCTTTGAAAACCCACCGGAGGGCAATCAGTTGTTCTACGTTAGTTTAAAGCGCCGTCTCCCGTGTTCGCGCTGGTCGAAAAGGTTCGAGTTCGAACTCATCACGAACGCATCCCTGCCCGTCCGGCCGCCAAAGTTCCTGGCCAATGGCTTCTCCCATTACCCCGCCAAAAGAGAGCTCAAGGTCTACTGGGAGCCGCTGAACGAGCTGGAGTTCAATGGAGCCGAGCAGACATACGTGGCGAACACCAGGTACGG CACCAGAGTGGCCACCACCAAGGACAGGATGTACGCGCTATTCACGGACTGGGATGACACACAACCGGCCACAGTGACTGTGTGGAGCCGCAACGTCGTGGGCCGATCGCTGGAGAGCAGCCAGCTGGAGGTGCCCAAACTGAGTGCGATCCGGTATCGACAGATTTACATGGAGAGCTACAACAAGACGACCTTCCAACTCAACTGGCAAGGGCCGGAGGAGCACGGAAACTTCACCGGCTACATGGTCTATTGGTGCACGCTCTCCAGCAAAGTGCACGATGCCTGCGACGAGAACTCCTCCATTGAGACGACCTTTGCCCGCGAGCCTACGTTCAATTTCTCCGGCATGCAGGGCGTGAACCGGATAGCCGTGGCGGCCAACTACAGTGACGGCCTGACAACAGGGATGCGGTGGTGGTCGGGTGACAGCGAGGTGCCCGAGAGGCCGAAGGTCATGCGGTACGTGGAGGGCATTATCTCCTTGCTGGTGCTTGGAACGCTCGTCGTTGCCATCCAGAAGCTGCGCAAAATGGCGGACATCCGGGTTGTTGTGCCGGACTTAAATGAAGTCCCCACGGAAACTCCAAATGTCAGTAACAGTCGGTACTATCCGGCAACCGTTCCGCCGGAGAAGTTCTACAGCCCAGTGCGGATCTCCGTCACATTTGCAGAAGAGGAGCCCACAAGAACGTCGGACATGCAGCTGCAGGAGCTGCCCAGACCGCAGCCCGTGCCCCAGGCCAATCAGAATGTACCCAGTCAGTACATGGACATGGGCACAATGAGCGCACCCTGCGGCGATGGGTACATCAAGCCGCCACCCTTGCGCTGA
- the LOC120455498 gene encoding cytokine receptor isoform X2 → MGWRKWISRLVLLTLLATLIGHALAEDALGAPDGTPENCKIQPLYEPSWRSGTVGVVTCKCEGGEGRKMDVRRQGTIASTVSYNGTVTHRDANPANEWERRYECLLDGVSQHYVSVRVYARLNVTDFECREETYHLRCTFSRMENGNFENTTQYQLALDTAKPVDCRKSEDGRRRRKMECSVPIDPNSRAPEWRDFRLIMMDALGNQTQELRRTQAEMQLLEWPKGKPKIIQKPNQTCLEWNRPIIYPNLTFELNVAFRHSKLPSLSRNVTVLRKLAVSVFDRVCFENPPEGNQLFYVSLKRRLPCSRWSKRFEFELITNASLPVRPPKFLANGFSHYPAKRELKVYWEPLNELEFNGAEQTYVANTSTRVATTKDRMYALFTDWDDTQPATVTVWSRNVVGRSLESSQLEVPKLSAIRYRQIYMESYNKTTFQLNWQGPEEHGNFTGYMVYWCTLSSKVHDACDENSSIETTFAREPTFNFSGMQGVNRIAVAANYSDGLTTGMRWWSGDSEVPERPKVMRYVEGIISLLVLGTLVVAIQKLRKMADIRVVVPDLNEVPTETPNVSNSRYYPATVPPEKFYSPVRISVTFAEEEPTRTSDMQLQELPRPQPVPQANQNVPSQYMDMGTMSAPCGDGYIKPPPLR, encoded by the exons ATGGGCTGGAGGAAGTGGATAAGCCGTCTGGTTTTGCTGACGTTGCTGGCGACGCTAATTGGCCACGCCCTGGCGGAGGATGCGCTTGGTGCGCCGGATGGGACGCCTGAGAACTGCAAGATACAGCCCCTCTACGAACCGAGCTGGCGTTCCGGTACAGTTGGCGTGGTGACCTGCAAATGTGAAGGCGGTGAGGGCAGGAAGATGGATGTACGGAGGCAGGGCACAATAGCATCGACGGTCTCGTACAACGGCACCGTGACGCACAGGGATGCGAATCCCGCCAACGAATGGGAGCGCAGGTATGAGTGCCTTCTGGATGGCGTGAGCCAGCACTATGTGTCCGTCCGAGTGTACGCCCGGCTGAATGTGACGGATTTCGAGTGCCGCGAAGAAACCTACCACTTGAGATGCACCTTCAGCCGCATGGAGAACGGCAACTTCGAGAACACAACCCAATACCAGCTGGCGTTAGACACGGCCAAGCCAGTCGACTGCAGAAAGTCGGAGGACGGACGCCGCAGGCGCAAAATGGAGTGCTCCGTGCCCATCGATCCAAACAGCCGTGCACCGGAGTGGAGGGATTTCAGGCTGATCATGATGGATGCTTTGGGCAACCAGACCCAGGAGCTCAGGCGGACCCAAGCCGAAATGCAGCTCCTGGAGTGGCCGAAGGGAAAGCccaaaataatacaaaagcCAAACCAGACATGTCTGGAGTGGAACAGACCCATTATTTACCCGAATCTAACCTTTGAACTAAACGTGGCGTTCCGCCACTCCAAGCTGCCCAGCTTGTCGAGGAATGTCACCGTGCTCCGGAAGCTTGCTGTCAGTGTTTTTGACCGGGTCTGCTTTGAAAACCCACCGGAGGGCAATCAGTTGTTCTACGTTAGTTTAAAGCGCCGTCTCCCGTGTTCGCGCTGGTCGAAAAGGTTCGAGTTCGAACTCATCACGAACGCATCCCTGCCCGTCCGGCCGCCAAAGTTCCTGGCCAATGGCTTCTCCCATTACCCCGCCAAAAGAGAGCTCAAGGTCTACTGGGAGCCGCTGAACGAGCTGGAGTTCAATGGAGCCGAGCAGACATACGTGGCGAACACCAG CACCAGAGTGGCCACCACCAAGGACAGGATGTACGCGCTATTCACGGACTGGGATGACACACAACCGGCCACAGTGACTGTGTGGAGCCGCAACGTCGTGGGCCGATCGCTGGAGAGCAGCCAGCTGGAGGTGCCCAAACTGAGTGCGATCCGGTATCGACAGATTTACATGGAGAGCTACAACAAGACGACCTTCCAACTCAACTGGCAAGGGCCGGAGGAGCACGGAAACTTCACCGGCTACATGGTCTATTGGTGCACGCTCTCCAGCAAAGTGCACGATGCCTGCGACGAGAACTCCTCCATTGAGACGACCTTTGCCCGCGAGCCTACGTTCAATTTCTCCGGCATGCAGGGCGTGAACCGGATAGCCGTGGCGGCCAACTACAGTGACGGCCTGACAACAGGGATGCGGTGGTGGTCGGGTGACAGCGAGGTGCCCGAGAGGCCGAAGGTCATGCGGTACGTGGAGGGCATTATCTCCTTGCTGGTGCTTGGAACGCTCGTCGTTGCCATCCAGAAGCTGCGCAAAATGGCGGACATCCGGGTTGTTGTGCCGGACTTAAATGAAGTCCCCACGGAAACTCCAAATGTCAGTAACAGTCGGTACTATCCGGCAACCGTTCCGCCGGAGAAGTTCTACAGCCCAGTGCGGATCTCCGTCACATTTGCAGAAGAGGAGCCCACAAGAACGTCGGACATGCAGCTGCAGGAGCTGCCCAGACCGCAGCCCGTGCCCCAGGCCAATCAGAATGTACCCAGTCAGTACATGGACATGGGCACAATGAGCGCACCCTGCGGCGATGGGTACATCAAGCCGCCACCCTTGCGCTGA